The DNA sequence ATGGAAATGAATTACACACCAAACGATAATCGTCCTGCTTTAGAAAAATATGGTAGAGATTTAACAAAACTTGCTAAAGAAAATAAATTAGAACCGGTCATTGGTCGTGATGACGAAATAAGAAGAATGATTAGAATTTTAAGTCGTAAGACTAAAAATAATCCTGTTCTTATTGGGGAACCAGGGGTAGGTAAAACCGCCATAGTAGAAGGCCTTGCTAAAAAAATTATACATAAACAAGTTCCTGAAAATTTATTGAATTGCAGAGTAATTGAAATTGATTTAGCTTCATTAATTGCCGGTGCTATGTATCAAGGTCAATTTGAAGAGAGATTAAAAAGTATACTAAAAGAAATTGAAGAGAAAAAAGATGAAATAATTATTTTTATTGATGAAATTCATATGTTAATTGGAACTGGTAAAACTGGCGCTGATTCAGGTATGGATGCTGCTAATATTATCAAACCTTTAATGGCACGTGGTGCACTTCATTTAATTGGTGCAACCACTTATGATGAATATCAAAAATATATCGAAAAAGATGCTGCATTAGAAAGAAGAATGCAAAAAGTTATTGTTAATGAACCAAGCATTCAAGATACAATAACAATTCTTCGAGGAATTAAAGAAAGACTTGAAAGATTCCATAAAGTTAAAATTGACGATAATTCACTTGTTTATGCAGCTGAATTATCTAGTAGATATATTTCAGACAGATTTTTGCCTGATAAAGCTATAGATTTAGTTGATGAAGCTGCTGCAACAATTAAAACCGAAATGAATTTTATTCCTGAAGATTTAGAGAAATTAAATCAGGAAAAAATTAGACTTGAAATGGAAAAATTAGCGTTAAATTCAGCAACAAAAAAGGATAATCAGATTATTGAAATTAATGCTAAAAACTTAAATGAAACTGATATAAAAATTAAAGAATTAAGAAAAAAATGAGAATCTGAAAAAAATAAACTTAAAGATGTTATTAGTCTTCAACAAGAAATTGAAGAACTTAAACATAAATTAAACAGATCATTAAATGACGGTGATTTTGAACAAGCTTCGAAATTAAAATATGGGTTAATACCCGAAAAAGAAAATAAACTTGAAGAAATTAAGAATGCTAATTTTGAATTAATCAAGGATACAGTAACTAAAGAAACAATAGCTCAAATTGTTTCGAAATGAACAAAAATACCTGTAAATAAGTTAATTCAAGAAGAAATAGATAAAATTTTATCTCTTAAAGATAATCTTAATAAAAGAATTGTTGGACAAGAACAAGCTGTAAAAGAATTAAGTAATACAATAATTCGTTCAAAAGCTAATATTAATGATCCAAACCGTCCACTAGCTAGCTTTCTTTTTGCTGGTCCAACTGGAGTTGGTAAAACAGAATTAGCTCGTCAATTAGCTTATGAATTATTTGACTCAGAAAAAAATATGATCAGACTAGACATGTCTGAATTTATGGAAAAACATAGCGTGTCTAAAATTATTGGTTCTCCACCAGGTTATGTCGGATATGGTGAATCAGGAAATCTTTCTGAAGAAATTAGAAAAAATCCTTACACAATTTTACTTGTAGATGAAATTGAAAAAGCACATCCAGAAGTATTGAATATTTTCTTACAAATGCTTGATAATGGACAAATAACAAACTCAAAAGGTAAGATAATTAATTGTAGAAACTTAATTATTATTATGACTACAAATATTGGAAGTTTGGAAATATTAAATAACGAAATAAAAAGCGAAAAAGAACTAAAAGATTTATTATTAAAACATCTTAAACCAGAATTTATAAATAGGTTTGATGAAATTATAAAATTCAATCCCCTTTCAGTTGAAAATGCTAAAGAAATATCAAAATTAGAAATTAATAAATTAATTAAAAGAATTTGAGACACCCACAAAATAAAAATTTCTTTTGATAATTCGTTGCTTGAATATGTAGTTAAAAATAGTTTTGACAGCGAATTTGGTGCTAGACCAATTAAAAGATTTATACAAAAAAATATTGAAACATTTATTAGTATGGAACTTATTCAAAATAAATTAAGAGTTGAATATGAGTATACTCTAAGTGTTAAAAATAATGAACTAAATTTAAAATAAAAATGAATAGTCAACTATTTAAGATTGACTATTTTTTATTTC is a window from the Mycoplasma anserisalpingitidis genome containing:
- a CDS encoding ATP-dependent Clp protease ATP-binding subunit, whose amino-acid sequence is MNYTPNDNRPALEKYGRDLTKLAKENKLEPVIGRDDEIRRMIRILSRKTKNNPVLIGEPGVGKTAIVEGLAKKIIHKQVPENLLNCRVIEIDLASLIAGAMYQGQFEERLKSILKEIEEKKDEIIIFIDEIHMLIGTGKTGADSGMDAANIIKPLMARGALHLIGATTYDEYQKYIEKDAALERRMQKVIVNEPSIQDTITILRGIKERLERFHKVKIDDNSLVYAAELSSRYISDRFLPDKAIDLVDEAAATIKTEMNFIPEDLEKLNQEKIRLEMEKLALNSATKKDNQIIEINAKNLNETDIKIKELRKKWESEKNKLKDVISLQQEIEELKHKLNRSLNDGDFEQASKLKYGLIPEKENKLEEIKNANFELIKDTVTKETIAQIVSKWTKIPVNKLIQEEIDKILSLKDNLNKRIVGQEQAVKELSNTIIRSKANINDPNRPLASFLFAGPTGVGKTELARQLAYELFDSEKNMIRLDMSEFMEKHSVSKIIGSPPGYVGYGESGNLSEEIRKNPYTILLVDEIEKAHPEVLNIFLQMLDNGQITNSKGKIINCRNLIIIMTTNIGSLEILNNEIKSEKELKDLLLKHLKPEFINRFDEIIKFNPLSVENAKEISKLEINKLIKRIWDTHKIKISFDNSLLEYVVKNSFDSEFGARPIKRFIQKNIETFISMELIQNKLRVEYEYTLSVKNNELNLK